The genomic interval TATTCCGGAAACCGCTGGAAAAAAAGGTCTGGACTTTATTTATGCAGATATAAAAAAGAAATATCCTGATGCTAAAGCGTATCACTTTTATTTTCCAAACGATACATCGTCCAGAGTGACCGTACTTGCGCGCTATGAGCCAACTTTAAAAACAGTTGTTATGCAATACAATATGCTTTCTTGTCAATTACTAAAAACGAGCACTTTTGAAGATAAGAGTAATGGGGAGAAATTCAGCTCGATGAATTACGACATTCATACAGGAAGTATTCTGGGCTTGCCCGGCAAAATACTCGCTTTTTTGGGATCAATGATTTCTGCCTCTTTGCCATTAACTGGTTTTTTGATCTGGTACAATAAAAAATGGGGTAAAACGAAGGCAAGCTAGTCACTTATTTATAGCGCAATATTTTACAAGACCGGAATATTTTAAACGGTTAATTTTGTTATATATAAAAGAAGATTATGCCGTTTGTAAATATTTACTTACCTGAGAATTACTCCAGGGAATTGAAAGAAACAATATCTTATTCAGTACATGAAAGCCTGATTGAAATATTCAGCATTCCTGTAAATGATTACTTTCAAGTTATACATCCAGTGTCACCTGAAAATCTGATATTCCCTGAATCTTATCTGGATATCTCTCACGCTCCTGATCTGATATATATTCAGATTATTTGTGGTTCGGGACGTACTGTCGAGATGAAAAAATCACTTTATGCTGTTATTGTACAGAAAATCAGTTCAAGAACCTGTATTTCTGCAAATGATATCATCATAGTTTTAAATGAAACGGCATTAGAAAATTGGTCATTCGGGCTGGGCAAAGCACAAATGATAAAATAAGCTATAAGCTATACAACTCATGAAAAAGATAGAGGTCAAGCAAATCGTCACCTTACCTGCCCCTGAAAAATACATTAATGGAATTGCATGGATCAGGAGTTTGATAAATGAATCCAGCATAGGCTGCGCCTTATCCGTTGTCACATTTGAACCAGGCGCTATAACTCACTGGCATAAACATCCTACAGTACAAATATTAATGGCTGAAAACGGTATTGGATATGTTCAGAAACGAAATGAAGTAAAGCAATTGATGCAACCAGGTGATCTGGTTATTATTTATCCCGGTGAAGAACATTGGCATGGTGCAACGCCAGAAAGCATGTTCTCTCACCTGGCAATACAGATGGAAAAAGATGAAGGAATAATTATAAGCAAAGTGACTGATGAAGAGTATTGCTCTCCACTTTGATGATATATTTTATAATCCGTTGATTTATTTACATTTGAAATGTTTTAAGTATCTGGAATTTTAAATAAGAAATTTATATGATCAACAGCTGGAGAAATCTGTGTTTAGATAACATCACCTTTACCAGTGGTGATAATTTTACGCATAGTTTTCCTGTCCATTTTCATGAAGAATATACGATTGGGGTATCTGTTAATGGAATTCAGAAATTTTATTTTCAGGGTAAAAGCTGTTTTGTTGAACCCCAATCTCTTTTTCTGATTAAACCGCATATCATGCATTCCCATCATCCGATAGCTGATCTGGGCTGGAGTTTTAAAAGTCTTTACCTCAGTAATGATCTGATGGAGCACTTGCTAACGGAAACCGGAATAAGAAGGATGAGTGATTATCCGCTTATTATTAAAGATCAGACTTTATTTAAACAATATATTCGTCTTCATTCAACTAATTTATTACCAGACGAAGCATTTCTAAAGGATTTCATTTGGCAATTGTTGAGTAAAACTACTCAGAGTCCCGATCTTCCTGCGTCTGGCCCTTCCGAAGAAATTTTAGCCGTAAAGAGGTATTTATCAGCACAGTTTAATCAAAAACTTCGCCTGGAAAATATGGCTAATATTCATCGTATAGATAAATATCAACTGATCAGACAGTTCAAACAACACTTAGGCGTAACTCCAAATACTTATTTAACTATCCTGAGAATTGAAAAAGCAAGAAAAATGATCAATGATGGATATCCTATTGTTGAAGCAGCACTAGAAGCTGGTTTTTATGACCAAAGCCATTTTCACCATAGTTTTTTATATTACACAGGTGTTACGCCGGGCAACTTCAACAAACAACACTAAATCGCTGATCAATCATACGGTTAATGCTAAAAAACAGGTAATTCAAAGTAGTTCTATATTAGAAAAAATAAGAATACCCTCCTCATTGTCAGGAGAGTATTCTATTATCTTGCCTCTATCTTAGAATATTATTCTTAATAAAAGTAGAGCTTTGTGTAATTGAACCAATTATGTCCGGTTTATAGTTCGTCTCATGTTCCACAAAGAAATATTTCATTCCGGAAAGCTTTGCCTGTTTAAAAATATCTTTATAATCTATAGATCCCGAACCAACTTCTGCATTCAAAGTCCGATCTGACTTATCCATGTCCTTGATATGCCACATCACAAACCTTCCGGGACTGGCCTTAAAAAGTGTGTATGGCTGAACACCCGAACGAATAACCCAGTAGATATCCATTTCAAAATCGACCAGTTTTTTATTCGTGTTTTTTAACAGGATATCCATTCCGGTTTCATTGCCATATTTGATAAACTCAAAATCGTGATTGTGATAGGCCAATTTCATTCCTGCATTTTTACAGAGTTGACCTGCATAATTGAGCCTTTTCGCCAGCGTTTTATAATCCTGTGCACTGGTTCTCATATCTGGCAATAGCCACGGAATAGTAATATATTTTAGCCCAAGAATTTTACCTGCACTAATCGCAGCCTTTAGCTCGGCCTGTTCACCTGATTTTAAGTATGGAAACATATTAAAATGACCGCTGATTGGCTTAAGATGGTTCTCTTCCAGGATCTTTTTGAGTTCCGCTGGTTTTAAGCCCCAAAATTGATCTTTGATATTAAAACCGTAAAGTTCAACCTGTGTGTATCCTGCCAGGGAAACTTTTTGCAAAGTTCCTTTAACATCTTTTGGTAATAGTTCACGAACAGAATAGAGTTGCAGACCAATGTCTTTTCTTTTTTGGGCACTTGATGCAGCTATCCCTGTGAAGAACAGGATTGCAATAAGTAGCATTCGTGATAGATTTTTCTGTGATTTAAACATATGTTTTTTTTTAATGTGAATATTTTTTTTCAGACAAGATATATTTAATCATTTAAACTGCTTCATTTTTTTTCATTATTGTATGATTATTCTGCCAGCACATCTCTTTCAGCTGTTTCCATCTTTTCATCATGATTGATCTTAATCGGCTCACAGATTTAGCCGACAGGAAGTTACTATAATTAAGAAGATTATTACTAAGGAAACTTTATTCAGGATGGATTGTAGTATTCAAATGGAACTGATAATTGAAGAACTTAAAAAACTATTAATCGGTGGCGGTGCCCATGTTGGAATAAAAGATGCCACAGCAGATATTCCTTTTGCAATGCTTGGCGAAAGGCCGTACGGTTTGCCTTATAGTATCTGGCAGCTTGTTGAACACATCAGAATTGCCCAGTGGGATATGCTGGAATTTAGCAAAGACGGTAATCATAAATCACCAAAGTGGCCCGATGAATACTGGCCAAAAGAAAATGCTCCGGCAGATAAAAATATTTGGGATAAAACTGTGGAACAGATTGATAATGATTTAAAGGCATTTATAGAACTCGTTGAACGACGGGATTTGTATGAACCTATTCCGCATGGAAGTGGACAAAGCATACTGAGAGAAGCGCTTCAGATTGCCGATCATACAGCTTATCATACAGCTGAAATTATAGTCATCAGGCGTTTGCTGGGTATTTGGAAATAAGTTAAATCCTTACTGGTTTTTGTGTCATCTGCAAAGGGCGTATGTATGTTTGAATATCAGGAATGTAGCTAAATAATTCTTGTCTTATGGTGCCGGAATGGTAATTTTACACCAGAAATTAATTACGGAACTTATTCAAAAATTAAGATGGATATTATTGCTGCCCAACTAGAAGATATTGATCAGGTTATGCTCATTATTGAGCAGGCAAAACAGATTATGCGTGCAAATGGCAATCAAACACAATGGATTAATGGATATCCATCAAGAGAAATCATAGCCGCTGACATTCGTAATCAGGATGCTTTTGTGTGTTTGGTCAATACAGAAATTGTGGGTTATTTTTGTCTGATCATTGGAAGTGATCCTGAACCTAATTATAAAGTAATTGAGGAGGGTGCCTGGCTCAATAATTCACCTTATGGTGTAATACACCGATTGGCTTCTTCAGGAACGGTAAAAGGAATTGCAAGAAAAGCCTTTGATTTTGCATTTAGTCAAATCAATACTGTTAGAGTTGATACGAACCATGACAATATTCCAATGCAAAAATTTCTTAGAAACAGTGGCTTCACCTATTGTGGGATTATTTATGTGAGCGATGGAAGCCCAAGAGATGCTTTTCAAAAAATAATAGCTGATTAGCAATATTTGAATTGCACGACTTTAAAATATTCTGGTTTTCCTGTTTCGGAAGTGAAATTCATAATAATATACAGCTGTTTTAATGATAATGCAAAACAGTATTTATATTATTGCACTCCTATAAATAAAAATAAATATGGCTTCAGGTATTTTTGCGATTTTAGATGATATTGCTGCTTTAATGGATGATGTTGCGTTAACAGCTAAAATAGCGACCAGAAAAACTGCTGGTATTTTGGGTGATGATTTAGCTGTTAACGCGGAAAAGGCTACTGGTTTTCTAGCTTCGCGTGAACTGCCAGTACTTTGGTCGATCACTAAAGGATCTTTGGTTAACAAGCTTATAATTGTTCCTATTGCACTTTTACTAAATGCATTTTTTCCTGTTGCTATTAAAGCCATCCTGGTTTTAGGAGGATTTTATCTGGCTTATGAGGGGGTCGAAAAGATAATCGAATACTTTTTTCACCGCTCAAAAGCGGAACATGAACTACCAGCTGCAACTAAACAAGAGGATGGCGATCCGGAAAAAGCAAAGATCAGATCCGCAGTAACAACCGATTTTATTCTATCTATAGAAATCGTAATTATTGCATTGGGAACTGTTCTGCAAGAAAATATAACGATACAGATTCTGACGGTTTCAATCGTTGCATTATTGGCAACAATTGGTGTTTATGGTATAGTTGCCCTTATTGTAAGAATGGATGATGTTGGCTACAAATTAATCAAACGTTCCAATGAAAAAGGTTTTATTGCAAGTCTGGGTCTTTTGCTGGTTAAATCTCTCCCAATTATTATCCGGATTCTGGCTGTAGTTGGAACAATTGCTTTGATCTTGGTTTCGGGGGGTATTTTTGTTCATAATATTGATTATTTGCACCATTTACTTCCAGAAACAGCATCAGTAATTAAGGAGTTTGTTATTGGTTTACTTGCAGGGATAGTTGCAGTTGCAATTATTACAGGCAGTAAAAAAGTAATTTCACTATTTAAGTAATTTCTATTCATTGCTTTTCTGCATGGATATAATTTCAAGTTGCATATTCCTCTCGTTTTCTTACAATTTTTACTACCAGAACTGTTTTAATTTTGGTTAACAAATAAGAGGTAATTAAAAATAAAGCTATGAAATTACATACCATTTTAGGTGCTACTGGTACCATCGCCACAGAACTGATACCAATTTTAAAGTCGCATCAATTAAACATCAGACTGGTATCCAGAACTCCACAGCAAATTGAGGGTACCGAATCAGTAGCTGCCGACATGCTCAACTATGATCAGGTACTAAAAGCTGTAACAGGTTCAGAAGTCGTTTACCTGATTGTCGGTATTGCATACAATGCTGATATCTGGAAAAAAGAATGGCCGGTGATTATGCGTAACGTTATTGATGCTTGTATAGCTACAGGCGCGAAACTGATCTTTTTTGATAATGTATATATGTATGGCCGGGTAAATGGAACCATGACCGAGAATACACCCTATTTTCCTTCCAGCAAAAAAGGGCGGGTACGCATCGAAATTGCCCGTATGTTATTACAAGAAATGGCTGCCGGAACAATTAAAGCTGCGATAGCCAGAGCTGTAGATTTTTACGGCCCTGGGGTTACAGATAAAAGTGCTGCGGGTACACTGGTTTTTAACAATATGAAAAAAGGAAAAACCGCTCAATGGCCTATAAATGCAGACGTACCACGTTCTTATAATTATACTCCTGATGCTGCTGAAGCGCTTTATATACTTGCAAGTCATGAAAAATCATTCGGGCAGGTTTGGCATTTGCCTTCGGTAAGCCCACTAACCGGAAGACAATTTATTAAGCTGGCAGCGAAATACATGAATAGTTCTGATCAGGTAACTGTACTGCCCAAATGGCTGTTAAAAGTAATTGGCTTTTTCAACCCTTTTATGAAAGAAGCATATGAAATGAATTACCAGGACGAATTTCCATTTCAATTCAGCTCAGCCAAGTTTGAAAAAGCTTTCAACTTTACACCGACTCCTTATGAGGATGCAGTGAAAGCTACCGCCGAATGGTTTCTGAAAAATTAAGCTGGTAATACCAATTGCTAACGGATTGATGACCAAAGCGGGATTTGATAGTATTGAAACCCAAACAATTTAGAATTTAAATTATTGCCTCTCTGCAAGCCGTAAAGAGGCAATAATTTATTTCTTAGCAACTCTGTAAAATCTGCCGCTATCAGTTATGGCATATAGTGCACCATCTTTACCAACAGCAACCGCCCGAAAGCGTTCTCCTTCACTCTTCAATAACCGCTCTTCACCAACTATTTTATTGTTTTTAATAACTAATCTGGCAATGTGCATACTGCTCAGACCGCTTACAAATAGATTACCTTTCCATTCAGGAATCACGCTACTATTGTAAAATGCAATTCCTGCCGGTGAAACTACTGGATCCCAGTAATAAATGGGTTGCTGAGTACCGGCTTTTTGCTGGATGCCAGCTCCTACTTTTTCACCGCTATATTCTATTCCGTAAGTAACTACAGGCCATCCGTAATTTTTCCCCGGACGAATAATATTGATTTCATCACCACCTCTTGGACCGAATTCTGATTCCCATAATTCGCCGGTCGAAGGATTTATTGCTAAACCTTCAGGGTTACGCAAACCATAAGCATAAATTTCAGGTCTCGCATTTTTTGTTTTAGCAAATGGGCCACCGGGAACAGCTTTTCCATTTTTTGTCATATGAATGATCTTTCCAATAGACGCATTCAACGATTGCGCCTGCATACGGATATCAATTCCAGAGCGTTCACCAGTACTTACAAACAGATTCCCTTTTTTATCAAATACGATACGGGAACCAAACTGAAGACTTCCTTTGTAGGCTGGCGTGGCGCGGTATATCACTTCAATATTTTCCACTTTACTTTCGTCTGCAGCTAATTTTCCTTTGGCAATTGCTAATAAACTACCTCCGGAGGCCTGTTCTGAATAAGCCCAGTAGATCATTCTATTGGTCGAAAACTGTGGATCAATATTTACATCCAGTAAGCCACCCTGTCCGTCGGGAACTACGGCTGGCAAACCTGTAATTTTCTTCACTACTTTTCCGGCTGTGGTTACAATGGACATTGTGCCCATCTTTTCAGAGATTAAAAAACGTCCGTCAGGTAAAAGACAAATTCCCCAGGGATGCTCTAAAGTTTTATTTAACAGCGTAACTGTAAAGGGCGTTTTAGTTTTTACGCCAGCAATTCGCGTCTGTCCTGCAAAAGCAGGCTTATATTTCGAATTGGCAGGTTGAGTTTCTACAGGCTGATTCGGACTACCGGCAGCTTTAGTTTGTGCATAGGTGTTTGTACAGGTAAACAGCAGGGGCAGAAGGACAGCATAAACGGCTGTAGTTCTTTTATAAGATCGCATCATGAGTTAATGAATAGGATTGTGTAAACTACTTAAATCTACAATTTTTTTTACTTCTCTCTCAATTCCTTCGCTACTCCTTTAATAAATAGATAATTTACAGTTCCGCCAATCACACCACCAACCACAGGTACCAGCCGGCGGCTTGCTTTAGAACCTATGCCCATCAGGATTTTCTCTGCAACTTCTTCCATCACATTTTTGCTGATGGCCAGTTTGGTATCGGCCTTTACAGAGGACGCTACAATTTTAAAAAAGTCGTCAAAACTAATTTTATATTTGCCTGTATGGTGATAGGAAATTGCCAAAGTCACTCTGAACTGCTGAGCGATGATATTGATTACATCCAGAGGGGTGCCAATCAACATCGTTCCAATCCCGCCAACCCCTGTAATTAAACCAGAGCCGGCTGCCAGTAATGCACATTGATTAATAAACTTGTCGACGCCCATGGTATCCACACCTTTCTTAATATTCAATTGATCAATCTGGTTAAAGATCTGTTTAAAACCGCCTTCGGCAAGCTGTTTAAAGCCTTCTTTCGCATCTTTCTTTACTTTATTAAAACTGATCTGCTTCAACGATGGTAATTTCATTGTTTTTGATTTTATAGCAATACATATACTACTTTCATGCCAGAGCAGAGATCAGAGCAAGGTGAGCTTGTTTTTTTACAAAGCTTCCAGGAATGAAATATAATCCAGCGTAATTTTTTCTATTCTCTCTGTAGTAGGCTGATGTTCTGTTCCATAGAAAGCAAAGAGTGGTTTGTAATCTGCTCTTATATAGTCAAAAGTGATCTCAAATGGAGCTGTCAATTGCTTCAATGTATATTTATACCTCGCCGAAGCCTGGTAGTCTTCCTCGTTGATACCTGCCGAAATGCTTAAGGCAATCTTTTTGCCGGTCATTTGATAAGGGCTGCCATTACCATACGCCCATCCATGAGTTAATACCACATCCAGCCATTTTTTGAAAAGCGGCGGACAGTTAAACCAGTAGAAGGGAAATTGAAATACAATTTGATTGTGAGCTTCTAATAATCGTTGTTCTTGCTTAATATCAATATTTTCATCAGGATATAAACTATGCAGCTCATGTACAGTATACTTTTCAGGATATTTATTCAATTCTTCTATCCATCGTTTGTTGATCACTGAATTTTCAGGATCCGGATGAATGACAATAATCAGAGTTTTCATCTTACAGTTTTAATAAGCTTATTTAATTTGTCGGGGCAAAAGTGATTTTAAAAAGGGAGTTGATCAATAAGGGGTTAATTAATCATTTGGTGATCATTTAATCACCATGCATTAAACTGTGTATTTGTTTACTTTTATGGCGCTAAAAATATAAATAAGCTGATGTATC from Pedobacter sp. WC2423 carries:
- a CDS encoding GNAT family N-acetyltransferase, whose product is MDIIAAQLEDIDQVMLIIEQAKQIMRANGNQTQWINGYPSREIIAADIRNQDAFVCLVNTEIVGYFCLIIGSDPEPNYKVIEEGAWLNNSPYGVIHRLASSGTVKGIARKAFDFAFSQINTVRVDTNHDNIPMQKFLRNSGFTYCGIIYVSDGSPRDAFQKIIAD
- a CDS encoding NAD(P)H-dependent oxidoreductase, coding for MKTLIIVIHPDPENSVINKRWIEELNKYPEKYTVHELHSLYPDENIDIKQEQRLLEAHNQIVFQFPFYWFNCPPLFKKWLDVVLTHGWAYGNGSPYQMTGKKIALSISAGINEEDYQASARYKYTLKQLTAPFEITFDYIRADYKPLFAFYGTEHQPTTERIEKITLDYISFLEAL
- a CDS encoding AraC family transcriptional regulator, with the translated sequence MINSWRNLCLDNITFTSGDNFTHSFPVHFHEEYTIGVSVNGIQKFYFQGKSCFVEPQSLFLIKPHIMHSHHPIADLGWSFKSLYLSNDLMEHLLTETGIRRMSDYPLIIKDQTLFKQYIRLHSTNLLPDEAFLKDFIWQLLSKTTQSPDLPASGPSEEILAVKRYLSAQFNQKLRLENMANIHRIDKYQLIRQFKQHLGVTPNTYLTILRIEKARKMINDGYPIVEAALEAGFYDQSHFHHSFLYYTGVTPGNFNKQH
- a CDS encoding DUF808 domain-containing protein; protein product: MASGIFAILDDIAALMDDVALTAKIATRKTAGILGDDLAVNAEKATGFLASRELPVLWSITKGSLVNKLIIVPIALLLNAFFPVAIKAILVLGGFYLAYEGVEKIIEYFFHRSKAEHELPAATKQEDGDPEKAKIRSAVTTDFILSIEIVIIALGTVLQENITIQILTVSIVALLATIGVYGIVALIVRMDDVGYKLIKRSNEKGFIASLGLLLVKSLPIIIRILAVVGTIALILVSGGIFVHNIDYLHHLLPETASVIKEFVIGLLAGIVAVAIITGSKKVISLFK
- a CDS encoding NAD-dependent epimerase/dehydratase family protein, translated to MKLHTILGATGTIATELIPILKSHQLNIRLVSRTPQQIEGTESVAADMLNYDQVLKAVTGSEVVYLIVGIAYNADIWKKEWPVIMRNVIDACIATGAKLIFFDNVYMYGRVNGTMTENTPYFPSSKKGRVRIEIARMLLQEMAAGTIKAAIARAVDFYGPGVTDKSAAGTLVFNNMKKGKTAQWPINADVPRSYNYTPDAAEALYILASHEKSFGQVWHLPSVSPLTGRQFIKLAAKYMNSSDQVTVLPKWLLKVIGFFNPFMKEAYEMNYQDEFPFQFSSAKFEKAFNFTPTPYEDAVKATAEWFLKN
- a CDS encoding sugar phosphate isomerase/epimerase family protein, translated to MLLIAILFFTGIAASSAQKRKDIGLQLYSVRELLPKDVKGTLQKVSLAGYTQVELYGFNIKDQFWGLKPAELKKILEENHLKPISGHFNMFPYLKSGEQAELKAAISAGKILGLKYITIPWLLPDMRTSAQDYKTLAKRLNYAGQLCKNAGMKLAYHNHDFEFIKYGNETGMDILLKNTNKKLVDFEMDIYWVIRSGVQPYTLFKASPGRFVMWHIKDMDKSDRTLNAEVGSGSIDYKDIFKQAKLSGMKYFFVEHETNYKPDIIGSITQSSTFIKNNILR
- a CDS encoding tautomerase family protein; protein product: MPFVNIYLPENYSRELKETISYSVHESLIEIFSIPVNDYFQVIHPVSPENLIFPESYLDISHAPDLIYIQIICGSGRTVEMKKSLYAVIVQKISSRTCISANDIIIVLNETALENWSFGLGKAQMIK
- a CDS encoding DinB family protein; this encodes MELIIEELKKLLIGGGAHVGIKDATADIPFAMLGERPYGLPYSIWQLVEHIRIAQWDMLEFSKDGNHKSPKWPDEYWPKENAPADKNIWDKTVEQIDNDLKAFIELVERRDLYEPIPHGSGQSILREALQIADHTAYHTAEIIVIRRLLGIWK
- a CDS encoding cupin domain-containing protein, whose protein sequence is MKKIEVKQIVTLPAPEKYINGIAWIRSLINESSIGCALSVVTFEPGAITHWHKHPTVQILMAENGIGYVQKRNEVKQLMQPGDLVIIYPGEEHWHGATPESMFSHLAIQMEKDEGIIISKVTDEEYCSPL
- a CDS encoding PQQ-dependent sugar dehydrogenase; this encodes MMRSYKRTTAVYAVLLPLLFTCTNTYAQTKAAGSPNQPVETQPANSKYKPAFAGQTRIAGVKTKTPFTVTLLNKTLEHPWGICLLPDGRFLISEKMGTMSIVTTAGKVVKKITGLPAVVPDGQGGLLDVNIDPQFSTNRMIYWAYSEQASGGSLLAIAKGKLAADESKVENIEVIYRATPAYKGSLQFGSRIVFDKKGNLFVSTGERSGIDIRMQAQSLNASIGKIIHMTKNGKAVPGGPFAKTKNARPEIYAYGLRNPEGLAINPSTGELWESEFGPRGGDEINIIRPGKNYGWPVVTYGIEYSGEKVGAGIQQKAGTQQPIYYWDPVVSPAGIAFYNSSVIPEWKGNLFVSGLSSMHIARLVIKNNKIVGEERLLKSEGERFRAVAVGKDGALYAITDSGRFYRVAKK